A stretch of Ferribacterium limneticum DNA encodes these proteins:
- a CDS encoding M23 family metallopeptidase yields MQIILVSRHLKAARTITIMPRHLVITVLVFFALVFSTSALFSWLSVQFRLPLVEDLLVSLHLQEARKTKSYLDNNLQLMATRLGELQGRVLQLDALGDRVSGLAGVKRESVPEALKPGQGGPYVPAPMSSSELQAEIDRLSGDVERHSDDLVYLEFKLLEKRVKDRLLPTTLPVKDAALGSLFGHRADPIAGLRAMHEGLDFSAEVGTPVVVAADGVVLSASYHPEYGNLIDVDHGDGLTSRYAHLLRIDVKAGALIKRGERIGAVGNTGRSTGSHLHFEVRMLGVAQNPAHFLRQGDEFAQVKRR; encoded by the coding sequence GTGCAGATTATTCTGGTTTCGCGTCACCTGAAGGCGGCGCGGACAATCACCATTATGCCTCGGCATCTGGTTATCACGGTGCTTGTCTTCTTCGCGCTGGTCTTTTCGACCTCGGCGCTCTTTTCCTGGTTGTCGGTGCAATTCCGTCTGCCGCTGGTTGAGGACTTGCTGGTTTCCCTGCATTTGCAGGAGGCCAGGAAAACCAAGAGTTACCTCGACAACAATCTGCAGCTGATGGCGACGCGCCTCGGCGAATTGCAGGGGCGGGTGCTGCAACTGGATGCTCTGGGTGATCGGGTTTCCGGTTTGGCTGGTGTCAAACGGGAGTCTGTGCCTGAGGCGCTCAAGCCAGGGCAAGGCGGTCCTTACGTGCCGGCGCCGATGTCCAGTAGCGAATTGCAGGCCGAAATAGATCGTTTGTCCGGAGATGTAGAGCGCCACAGCGACGATCTGGTCTATCTGGAATTCAAGTTGCTTGAAAAGCGGGTCAAGGACAGGCTGTTGCCGACCACGCTGCCGGTCAAGGATGCTGCGCTGGGGTCGCTTTTTGGCCATCGGGCCGACCCGATTGCCGGCTTGCGAGCTATGCACGAGGGCCTCGATTTTTCTGCTGAGGTTGGTACCCCGGTGGTGGTCGCGGCCGATGGGGTAGTGTTGTCGGCCAGTTATCACCCTGAATACGGCAATTTGATCGACGTCGATCACGGTGATGGCCTTACTTCGCGCTACGCTCACTTGTTACGTATCGATGTCAAGGCCGGTGCCTTGATCAAGCGCGGTGAGCGCATCGGTGCAGTCGGTAACACCGGACGCTCGACCGGGTCGCACCTGCATTTCGAAGTCCGCATGCTGGGCGTGGCGCAGAATCCGGCGCATTTCCTCAGGCAGGGTGACGAATTCGCGCAGGTCAAGCGCCGATAA
- a CDS encoding DciA family protein: MYQGPEHYLDKDAAAGRVMAHARLLLKLTRRFEAVAPAGLRHSAHVANYKSGRIIIHADNGAVAAKIRQMSQRLSDELSKGGAECIGIDVKVQPRQIPYQSTSSTQKPLSDKACGALQSTAENLPKGPLRDALDNLLKRAARAE, from the coding sequence ATGTACCAAGGGCCTGAGCACTACCTCGACAAAGACGCCGCCGCTGGCCGGGTCATGGCCCACGCACGGCTGCTGCTCAAGCTGACACGTCGCTTCGAAGCGGTTGCCCCGGCAGGGCTGCGCCACTCGGCACACGTTGCCAATTACAAGTCGGGGAGAATCATTATCCACGCCGATAACGGCGCGGTCGCCGCCAAGATTCGCCAGATGAGTCAGCGATTGAGCGACGAGTTATCTAAGGGAGGTGCGGAGTGTATCGGCATAGACGTAAAAGTTCAACCCCGCCAAATTCCTTATCAATCAACGAGTTCAACCCAGAAGCCGCTCTCTGACAAGGCTTGCGGGGCGCTACAGTCGACCGCAGAAAATCTGCCCAAAGGCCCGCTCCGGGATGCTCTGGATAATCTTTTGAAGCGCGCCGCTAGAGCGGAATAA
- the lpxC gene encoding UDP-3-O-acyl-N-acetylglucosamine deacetylase, which yields MLKQRTLKTVIRASGVGLHGGVKVNMTLRPAAPDTGIVFRRVDLAEPVDIPAKAFMVGDTRMCSCLEKDGVKVGTIEHLMSALAGLGIDNAWVDLDAPEVPILDGSAAPFVFLIQSAGIEEQNAAKKFIRVTKTIEVKDGDKWARFEPYDGYKLEFSIVFNHPAIDKSAQKAEIDFAEQSYVREVARARTFGFMQEVEYLRENGLALGGGLENAIVLDEFRVLNQDGLRYGDEFVKHKILDAIGDLYLLGHPLLASYSSHKGGHALNNQLARALLDQQNCWEIATFEEAEHAPSGVTRWLAQAA from the coding sequence ATGCTCAAGCAACGCACGTTGAAGACCGTCATCCGCGCCTCGGGCGTTGGGCTGCATGGCGGCGTCAAGGTCAACATGACCCTGCGCCCGGCTGCCCCGGATACCGGCATCGTCTTCCGTCGCGTCGATCTGGCGGAGCCGGTGGATATTCCCGCCAAGGCTTTCATGGTCGGCGATACGCGCATGTGCTCCTGTCTCGAAAAGGACGGAGTGAAGGTTGGTACCATCGAACACCTGATGTCGGCCCTGGCCGGTCTCGGCATCGACAATGCCTGGGTCGATCTGGATGCACCCGAAGTACCCATCCTCGACGGTTCGGCTGCACCCTTCGTGTTCCTGATCCAGTCGGCAGGCATCGAGGAACAGAACGCCGCCAAGAAATTCATTCGCGTCACCAAGACCATCGAAGTCAAGGATGGCGACAAGTGGGCGCGATTCGAGCCCTATGACGGCTACAAGCTGGAATTCTCCATTGTTTTCAATCATCCGGCCATCGACAAGTCGGCCCAGAAGGCCGAAATCGATTTCGCCGAGCAATCCTACGTTCGTGAAGTGGCCCGTGCCCGCACCTTCGGTTTCATGCAGGAAGTCGAATACCTGCGTGAAAACGGCCTCGCCCTCGGTGGCGGCCTGGAAAACGCCATCGTGCTCGACGAATTCCGCGTCCTCAATCAGGATGGCCTGCGTTATGGCGACGAGTTCGTCAAACACAAGATTCTCGACGCGATCGGCGATCTCTATCTGCTCGGTCATCCGCTGCTGGCGTCTTATTCGTCGCATAAGGGCGGCCACGCCCTGAACAACCAGCTGGCCCGCGCCCTGCTCGACCAGCAGAATTGCTGGGAAATCGCCACCTTCGAGGAAGCGGAACACGCGCCAAGCGGCGTCACGCGCTGGTTGGCTCAGGCGGCCTGA
- the ftsZ gene encoding cell division protein FtsZ, with product MFEIIEKDEETGTIIKVFGVGGAGGNAIEHMIREGVSGVEFIAANTDAQALGRNAASSKLSLGKTGLGAGAKPEAGKAAADAHRDEIRATLEGAHMAFITAGMGGGTGTGAAPVVAEIAREMGILTVGVVTKPFSFEGGKRMKSAEAGIAEFAKHVDSLIVILNDKLMEVMGDDADVDDCFKAADDVLKNAVGGIAEIITYPGLVNVDFEDVRTVMGEMGRAMMGSAAAAGVDRARIAAEQAVASPLLEGINLSGAKGVLVNITAAKGNLKMKEVNEVMNTVKAFAADDAHIIFGAVYDELMGDALRVTVVATGLGQAAAAVRSKPEVFTQPVLVQAQATGTHDAVAFGSAPDYSHLDVPAVLRGRGQRGGSNVTVEALANSGVDRYDIPAFLRKQAD from the coding sequence ATGTTTGAGATCATCGAGAAAGACGAAGAAACCGGTACGATCATCAAGGTGTTCGGGGTCGGTGGCGCTGGTGGCAATGCCATCGAGCACATGATTCGCGAAGGTGTCAGCGGCGTTGAATTCATTGCCGCCAATACCGATGCCCAGGCTCTGGGCCGCAATGCTGCATCGAGCAAGCTGTCGCTCGGCAAGACCGGCCTCGGTGCCGGTGCCAAGCCGGAAGCCGGCAAGGCCGCTGCCGATGCGCACCGCGACGAAATTCGCGCCACCCTGGAAGGCGCTCACATGGCCTTCATCACTGCCGGTATGGGCGGTGGTACGGGCACGGGCGCTGCTCCGGTGGTCGCTGAAATCGCCCGCGAAATGGGCATCCTGACCGTTGGCGTGGTCACCAAGCCGTTCAGCTTTGAAGGCGGCAAGCGCATGAAGTCGGCTGAAGCCGGCATCGCCGAATTCGCCAAGCATGTCGATTCGCTGATCGTCATCCTCAACGACAAGCTGATGGAAGTCATGGGCGACGACGCCGATGTCGACGATTGCTTCAAGGCAGCCGACGACGTGCTGAAAAATGCTGTCGGCGGCATCGCCGAAATCATTACTTACCCGGGCCTGGTCAACGTCGACTTCGAAGACGTGCGCACGGTGATGGGTGAAATGGGCCGCGCCATGATGGGCTCCGCCGCCGCTGCCGGCGTCGACCGCGCCCGCATCGCCGCCGAGCAGGCCGTCGCCTCGCCGCTGCTTGAAGGCATCAACCTGTCCGGTGCCAAGGGCGTGCTGGTGAACATTACCGCTGCCAAGGGCAACCTGAAGATGAAGGAAGTCAACGAAGTGATGAACACCGTCAAGGCCTTCGCGGCCGATGATGCCCACATCATCTTCGGTGCCGTGTACGACGAACTGATGGGTGATGCCCTACGCGTGACCGTTGTTGCCACCGGCCTCGGCCAGGCGGCTGCCGCCGTGCGTAGCAAGCCGGAAGTATTTACCCAGCCGGTGCTGGTCCAGGCTCAGGCAACGGGTACGCACGATGCCGTGGCCTTCGGTTCGGCCCCGGATTATTCGCATCTGGATGTACCGGCCGTGCTGCGCGGTCGCGGTCAGCGCGGCGGCAGCAATGTCACCGTCGAGGCCCTGGCCAACAGCGGTGTCGATCGTTACGACATTCCGGCTTTCCTGCGCAAACAGGCGGATTGA
- the ftsA gene encoding cell division protein FtsA encodes MSRDNKDLVVGLDIGTSKIVALVAEINQEGNLNVIGVGSQDSRGLKKGVVVNIEDTVHTISRVVQEVELMADCKVRDVYTGIAGSHIKSFNSNGMVAIKDKEVTQTDVERVIETAKAMPIPADQEILHILTQEFVIDGQDGIREPIGMSGMRLEVKTHIVTGAVSAAQNIVKCVRRCGLEVNDLVLQPLASSYAVLSEDEKDLGVCLIDIGGGTTDIAVWTQGAIRHTSVIPIAGDQITNDIAMALRTPTREAEDIKCKYGCALSQLADAAENMEVAGVDDRPSRKLSRRALADVIQPRVEELYELIQNELRRAGFEEVLSSGIVLTGGASVMPGMVELGEEIFHMPVRLGNPKYTGSLADVVQSPRFSTAFGLLLEAQAQRKRGQKIQEKQGFKDVFDGMKSWFAKNF; translated from the coding sequence ATGAGCAGGGACAACAAGGATCTGGTCGTCGGTCTGGATATCGGGACGTCGAAGATCGTCGCGCTGGTCGCCGAGATTAACCAGGAAGGCAACCTGAACGTGATTGGCGTGGGCTCGCAGGATTCGCGCGGCTTGAAGAAGGGCGTCGTGGTGAACATCGAGGACACCGTGCACACCATCAGCCGGGTCGTCCAGGAGGTCGAGCTGATGGCCGACTGCAAGGTCAGGGACGTCTATACCGGCATCGCCGGCAGCCATATCAAGAGCTTCAACTCGAACGGCATGGTGGCGATCAAGGACAAGGAAGTCACCCAGACCGACGTCGAACGCGTCATCGAAACCGCCAAGGCGATGCCGATCCCGGCCGATCAGGAAATCCTGCACATCCTCACCCAGGAATTCGTCATCGACGGCCAGGACGGCATCCGCGAGCCGATCGGCATGAGCGGCATGCGTCTTGAAGTGAAAACGCACATCGTCACCGGCGCCGTCTCGGCCGCCCAGAACATCGTCAAATGCGTGCGTCGCTGCGGTCTGGAAGTGAATGATCTGGTCCTGCAGCCGCTGGCTTCCAGCTACGCCGTGTTGTCTGAAGACGAGAAGGATCTCGGCGTCTGCCTGATCGACATCGGCGGCGGCACGACCGACATCGCTGTCTGGACGCAGGGCGCCATTCGCCACACCTCGGTTATTCCCATCGCCGGCGATCAGATCACCAACGACATCGCCATGGCGCTGCGTACGCCGACCCGCGAAGCCGAAGACATCAAGTGCAAGTACGGCTGTGCCCTGTCGCAACTGGCCGATGCTGCCGAGAACATGGAAGTTGCCGGTGTTGACGACCGTCCGAGCCGCAAGCTGAGCCGTCGCGCCCTGGCCGATGTCATCCAGCCGCGTGTTGAAGAGCTTTACGAGCTGATCCAGAACGAACTGCGCCGCGCCGGCTTCGAGGAAGTGTTGTCCTCCGGCATCGTGCTGACCGGCGGTGCCAGCGTCATGCCGGGCATGGTCGAACTGGGCGAGGAAATCTTCCATATGCCGGTTCGCCTGGGTAACCCGAAATACACCGGCAGCCTGGCCGACGTCGTGCAAAGCCCGCGCTTCTCGACGGCCTTCGGCCTGCTGCTCGAAGCCCAGGCCCAGCGCAAGCGCGGCCAGAAGATCCAGGAAAAGCAGGGTTTCAAGGACGTCTTCGACGGCATGAAATCCTGGTTTGCCAAGAATTTTTGA
- a CDS encoding cell division protein FtsQ/DivIB: MWNKPHLLNALADLLMLVAAAALLAAAAVWLVRVPSLPVRHVVFAEALPHTKRGEVEQVLPAALKGNFFSLNLESVRGALEKLPWVRKVEVRRQWPDRLEISIEEHKPVARWGEGRGELVNSYGEVFAAVLPAEDGSGLPLLFGPQGTAQEVLKHYGEFIGSFQAVDEKPVQVILSPRLAWQLKLQNGMLVDIGREQPKSPVGVRLQRFIEIYPETVAKRAVRPAVVDLRYPNGFAMRVAAEVKGK; the protein is encoded by the coding sequence ATGTGGAACAAACCGCACCTGCTGAACGCGCTTGCCGACCTGCTGATGCTGGTCGCCGCTGCCGCGTTGCTGGCCGCCGCGGCGGTCTGGCTGGTGCGCGTGCCGTCCCTGCCGGTGCGGCATGTGGTTTTTGCCGAGGCTTTGCCCCATACCAAGCGCGGCGAGGTGGAGCAGGTGTTGCCGGCGGCGCTGAAGGGCAATTTCTTCAGCCTGAATCTGGAGTCGGTGCGCGGGGCGCTGGAAAAACTGCCCTGGGTGCGCAAGGTGGAAGTCCGGCGGCAGTGGCCGGATCGCCTGGAAATCAGCATCGAGGAGCACAAGCCGGTGGCCCGCTGGGGCGAGGGGCGGGGCGAACTGGTCAACAGCTACGGCGAGGTGTTTGCCGCCGTGCTGCCGGCCGAGGATGGCTCCGGGCTGCCGCTGTTGTTCGGGCCGCAGGGCACGGCACAGGAAGTGCTCAAGCATTACGGCGAATTTATTGGTTCGTTTCAGGCAGTGGACGAAAAACCGGTGCAGGTCATCCTGTCGCCGCGCCTGGCCTGGCAGTTGAAATTGCAGAACGGCATGCTGGTGGATATCGGCCGCGAGCAGCCGAAATCGCCGGTGGGTGTGCGTCTGCAGCGCTTTATAGAAATTTATCCGGAAACGGTCGCCAAACGGGCGGTCCGGCCGGCAGTCGTGGATTTGCGGTATCCGAACGGTTTTGCGATGAGAGTCGCAGCCGAAGTAAAGGGAAAGTAA
- a CDS encoding D-alanine--D-alanine ligase — protein MSGFGKVAVLFGGTSAEREVSLNSGSRVLAALQGQGIDAHAFDPASQTLDDLKGYDRAFIALHGRHGEDGTIQGALEVMHIPYTGSGVLASALAMDKFRTKLMWQAAGLAIPEYALLTADSDFAEIEEELGLPLFVKPAREGSSIGVTKVKERGALKAAYEEAARHDPLVIAEKGVMGGEYTVGIIGDQAMPIIKIEPATEWYDYEAKYNRDDTKYLCPCGLPEAKEMEIRKGALEAFRILGGRGWGRVDFLMDEDGKHYFLEVNTAPGMTDHSLVPMAARVNGMDYPTLVRRVLELAAND, from the coding sequence ATGAGCGGTTTCGGAAAAGTCGCAGTCCTCTTCGGCGGCACGTCCGCTGAGCGCGAGGTCTCCCTGAACAGCGGTTCGCGTGTGCTGGCAGCGTTGCAAGGGCAGGGCATCGACGCCCACGCCTTCGATCCGGCCAGCCAGACGCTGGATGACTTGAAGGGTTACGACCGCGCCTTCATCGCGCTGCATGGCCGCCATGGCGAAGACGGCACCATCCAGGGCGCGCTGGAAGTGATGCACATTCCCTATACCGGGTCCGGTGTGCTGGCTTCGGCGCTGGCCATGGACAAGTTCCGCACCAAGCTGATGTGGCAGGCGGCTGGCCTGGCCATTCCCGAATACGCCCTGCTGACCGCCGATTCCGATTTTGCCGAGATCGAGGAAGAGCTTGGCCTGCCGCTGTTCGTCAAACCGGCCCGCGAAGGCTCGTCGATTGGCGTCACCAAGGTCAAGGAGCGCGGTGCGCTGAAGGCCGCTTACGAAGAGGCAGCCCGGCACGATCCGCTGGTTATCGCCGAAAAGGGCGTGATGGGCGGCGAGTACACGGTCGGCATCATCGGCGACCAAGCTATGCCGATCATCAAGATCGAGCCGGCCACCGAGTGGTACGACTACGAAGCCAAGTACAACCGCGACGACACGAAATACCTGTGCCCCTGCGGCCTGCCGGAAGCCAAGGAAATGGAAATCCGCAAGGGCGCCCTGGAAGCTTTCCGCATCCTGGGCGGCCGTGGCTGGGGCCGGGTCGATTTTCTGATGGACGAGGACGGCAAGCATTACTTCCTGGAAGTGAATACCGCGCCGGGCATGACCGACCACTCGCTGGTGCCGATGGCAGCCCGGGTGAACGGCATGGACTACCCGACGCTGGTTCGACGCGTCCTTGAACTCGCGGCGAACGACTAA
- the murC gene encoding UDP-N-acetylmuramate--L-alanine ligase yields MKHKVKHIHFVGVGGSGMSGIAEVLAHLDFTVTGSDLAASATTRRLEGEGVKVTVGHAAENIAGADAVVISTAVKADNPEVIAAREKKIPVVPRAQMLAELMRLKSGIAIAGTHGKTTTTSLVTSILAEGGIDPTFVIGGRLNAAGANARLGSGDFLVAEADESDASFLFLSPVISVVTNIDADHMETYGHDFERLKSAFVDFLNRLPFYGVAVVCGDDANIRDILPRVPKQIITYGLSNECNFYAENIVADNGQMRFDCVRVNGTTSRLSITLNTPGMHNVLNALAAIAVATEVQVSDAAIVKALAEFKGVGRRFQRYGEVALPAGGSFTLVDDYGHHPVEMAATLAAARGAFPGRRLVLAFQPHRYTRTRDCFEDFVKVLSTVDALCLAEIYAAGEAPIVAADGRSLARALRVSGKVEPVFVEDIAAMPQTIMDVARDGDVVLCMGAGSIGAVPGKVVEFK; encoded by the coding sequence ATGAAACACAAGGTCAAACACATCCACTTCGTCGGCGTTGGCGGTTCGGGCATGAGCGGCATTGCCGAAGTGCTGGCCCACCTCGATTTCACCGTGACCGGCTCCGATCTGGCGGCCAGCGCAACGACCCGCCGGCTTGAAGGCGAGGGCGTCAAAGTGACGGTGGGTCACGCTGCCGAGAACATTGCCGGTGCCGATGCCGTGGTCATCTCGACCGCAGTCAAGGCCGACAACCCGGAAGTGATCGCCGCCCGCGAAAAGAAAATCCCGGTCGTGCCGCGTGCCCAGATGCTGGCCGAACTGATGCGCCTGAAGAGCGGCATCGCCATTGCCGGTACCCATGGCAAGACGACGACGACCAGCCTCGTGACCAGCATCCTGGCCGAAGGTGGCATCGACCCGACCTTTGTCATCGGCGGCCGCCTGAATGCCGCCGGCGCCAACGCCCGTCTGGGCAGCGGTGACTTCCTGGTCGCCGAAGCGGACGAGTCGGATGCCTCTTTCCTCTTCCTGTCTCCGGTCATTTCGGTGGTCACCAACATCGATGCCGACCACATGGAAACCTACGGCCATGACTTCGAGCGCCTGAAGTCGGCCTTCGTCGATTTCCTCAATCGCCTACCGTTCTACGGCGTGGCCGTGGTTTGCGGTGACGACGCCAATATCCGCGACATCCTGCCGCGTGTGCCGAAGCAGATCATCACCTACGGACTGTCCAACGAGTGCAATTTCTACGCCGAGAATATCGTTGCCGATAACGGTCAAATGCGCTTCGACTGTGTCCGCGTCAATGGCACGACCTCGCGTCTGTCGATCACACTGAATACGCCGGGCATGCACAACGTGCTCAACGCGCTGGCGGCGATTGCCGTGGCGACTGAAGTGCAGGTGTCCGATGCCGCTATCGTCAAGGCATTGGCCGAGTTCAAGGGCGTTGGCCGCCGCTTCCAGCGCTACGGCGAAGTGGCTCTGCCGGCCGGTGGCAGCTTCACGCTGGTCGATGACTACGGCCATCACCCGGTCGAGATGGCAGCGACGCTGGCCGCTGCTCGGGGCGCCTTCCCGGGGCGCCGCCTGGTGCTGGCTTTCCAGCCGCACCGTTACACGCGGACGCGTGACTGCTTTGAAGACTTCGTCAAGGTGCTGAGCACCGTCGATGCGCTGTGCCTGGCCGAGATTTACGCCGCCGGCGAAGCACCGATTGTTGCCGCCGACGGCCGTTCGCTGGCCCGCGCCCTGCGGGTGAGCGGCAAGGTCGAGCCGGTGTTTGTCGAGGATATCGCGGCCATGCCGCAAACGATTATGGATGTCGCCCGTGATGGCGATGTGGTGTTGTGCATGGGCGCCGGTTCGATCGGTGCCGTGCCGGGCAAGGTGGTGGAGTTCAAATGA
- the murG gene encoding undecaprenyldiphospho-muramoylpentapeptide beta-N-acetylglucosaminyltransferase has product MSKTILVMAGGTGGHIFPALAVAHKLRDAGWRVVWLGNPEGMEARLVPQHGFEMVWVKFSALRGKGILRKLLLPVNLLRGFWQGLKAIRQVKPNVVLGMGGYITFPGGMMAALTGVPLVLHEQNSVAGLANRVLAGVADRIVTGFPEVFKKGDWVGNPVRPEIANIAPPAERFAERTGALRVLVIGGSLGAQALNEMVPQGMALLGESDQPQIVHQAGEKHIEALKANYAAVGVQAHCVSFIEDMAGAYEWADLVICRAGALTIAELAAAGVASILVPFPHAVDDHQTGNAKFLVHAGGAFLLPQTDLTPDAISLIRNYSRSQLLEMAEKARSLAKPDAAEEVAHICAEGAK; this is encoded by the coding sequence ATGAGCAAGACCATCCTGGTCATGGCTGGCGGTACCGGTGGCCACATCTTCCCGGCGCTGGCCGTTGCCCACAAGTTGCGCGATGCCGGCTGGCGCGTTGTCTGGCTGGGCAATCCGGAAGGCATGGAAGCCAGACTGGTGCCGCAGCACGGTTTCGAAATGGTCTGGGTCAAGTTCTCCGCCCTGCGTGGCAAAGGCATCCTGCGCAAGCTGCTGCTGCCGGTCAATCTGCTGCGCGGTTTCTGGCAGGGCCTCAAGGCCATCCGTCAGGTCAAGCCGAATGTCGTGCTCGGCATGGGCGGCTACATCACTTTCCCGGGCGGCATGATGGCCGCGCTGACCGGCGTGCCGCTGGTGCTGCACGAACAGAATTCGGTGGCCGGTCTGGCCAATCGCGTGCTGGCTGGTGTGGCTGATCGCATCGTGACCGGCTTCCCGGAAGTGTTCAAGAAAGGCGACTGGGTCGGTAATCCGGTGCGCCCGGAAATCGCCAACATCGCCCCGCCGGCCGAGCGTTTTGCCGAGCGGACCGGCGCCTTGCGCGTCCTGGTCATCGGCGGCAGCCTTGGCGCACAGGCGCTGAATGAAATGGTGCCGCAGGGCATGGCGCTGCTCGGAGAAAGCGACCAGCCGCAGATCGTCCATCAGGCGGGCGAAAAGCATATCGAGGCATTGAAGGCCAATTACGCTGCCGTCGGCGTCCAGGCCCACTGTGTTTCGTTCATCGAAGACATGGCGGGTGCCTACGAGTGGGCCGATCTGGTCATCTGCCGCGCCGGCGCGCTGACCATTGCCGAACTGGCAGCGGCTGGCGTGGCCAGCATCCTGGTGCCTTTCCCGCATGCGGTTGATGACCATCAGACCGGCAACGCGAAATTCCTGGTCCATGCCGGCGGCGCCTTCCTGCTGCCGCAAACCGACCTGACGCCGGATGCCATCTCCCTGATCCGCAATTACTCCCGTAGCCAGCTGCTGGAAATGGCCGAAAAGGCCCGCAGTCTGGCCAAACCCGATGCCGCCGAAGAAGTGGCGCATATCTGTGCAGAGGGGGCGAAATGA
- the ftsW gene encoding putative lipid II flippase FtsW yields the protein MMIGALDSPRRQVAEIDYALLWSVLILLFAGMVFVYSASIAIAEGGRSTGHQPAYYLIRQGIFLCIGLVAAAVAFQVPLSLWQKYSPYLFMIGVALLAIVLIPGLGKDVNGARRWLSLGFANLQPSELMKMFAVLYAADYTVRKINVMHDLKQAFLPMFGAMAVVGMLLLKEPDFGAFVVIISIAMGILFLGGLKARLFAMLIVGLLIAFTIMIVVSPYRRDRVFGFMDPWADAFGRGYQLSHSLIAFGRGELFGVGLGASVEKLFYLPEAHTDFLLAVIAEELGFFGVVAVIALFALVVQRAFAIGRQCVQLDRLYPALVAMGMGIWIGVQSFINMGVNMGLLPTKGLTLPLMSFGGSGILANCVALAILLRVDWENRQLMRGGKL from the coding sequence ATGATGATCGGCGCCCTCGACTCCCCGCGCCGCCAGGTGGCCGAGATCGACTACGCGCTGCTGTGGAGCGTGTTGATCCTGTTGTTCGCCGGGATGGTGTTTGTCTACTCGGCTTCGATCGCGATTGCCGAGGGTGGCCGGTCGACCGGCCATCAACCGGCCTACTACCTGATTCGCCAGGGCATCTTCCTGTGCATCGGCCTGGTCGCTGCCGCCGTTGCCTTCCAGGTGCCGCTGTCGCTGTGGCAAAAATATTCGCCTTATCTGTTCATGATCGGCGTCGCCCTGCTTGCCATCGTGCTGATTCCCGGCCTCGGCAAGGATGTCAATGGTGCCCGCCGCTGGCTGTCACTCGGCTTTGCCAATCTGCAGCCGTCCGAGCTGATGAAGATGTTCGCGGTGCTTTACGCCGCGGATTACACCGTGCGCAAGATCAACGTGATGCACGACCTGAAGCAGGCCTTCCTGCCGATGTTCGGGGCGATGGCCGTGGTCGGCATGCTGTTGCTGAAAGAACCGGACTTCGGCGCCTTCGTCGTCATCATCTCGATCGCCATGGGCATCCTGTTTCTTGGCGGCCTCAAGGCCCGGCTGTTCGCCATGCTGATCGTCGGCCTGCTGATCGCCTTCACGATCATGATCGTCGTCTCGCCCTACCGGCGCGACCGGGTGTTCGGCTTCATGGACCCGTGGGCCGATGCCTTCGGTCGTGGTTACCAGTTGTCGCATTCGCTGATTGCCTTCGGTCGCGGCGAACTGTTCGGTGTCGGTCTTGGCGCCAGCGTCGAGAAACTGTTCTACCTGCCGGAAGCGCATACCGACTTCCTGCTCGCCGTCATCGCCGAGGAACTGGGCTTTTTCGGCGTCGTCGCGGTGATCGCGTTGTTCGCATTGGTCGTCCAGCGCGCCTTCGCCATCGGCCGCCAGTGCGTCCAGCTCGACCGCCTCTATCCGGCGCTGGTGGCAATGGGCATGGGTATCTGGATTGGCGTCCAGTCCTTCATCAACATGGGCGTCAACATGGGCCTGCTGCCGACCAAGGGCCTGACCCTGCCGCTGATGAGTTTCGGCGGATCGGGCATTCTGGCCAACTGCGTGGCCTTGGCGATTCTTCTGCGGGTGGATTGGGAAAATCGGCAATTGATGCGCGGAGGCAAGCTATGA